In the Pleuronectes platessa chromosome 8, fPlePla1.1, whole genome shotgun sequence genome, one interval contains:
- the LOC128446402 gene encoding uncharacterized protein LOC128446402 has protein sequence MAGSTPARLKVILGENNVEKLTLPDGIPNSLDDLLSKIKNTFGLEGNIRVQYMDPDFGNDFFNLNSTTELQDLGTIKVIQQRTNPPSISAIETTSSQSLSIESDDSFSAGSHDTVLLSSPESVSSRKQQLPAAFPLPRFSYDTELQLEKGNSEYHVSLKILTLTSRMKSDILNKLAEEIFKYKAYPEDAHFCTVAEALIKKYPCLKEPGSFNGCYGWKQRLKYKNFRTLLKLQGCPELSVNSLKSKATADAFPAKKVKRPKRAEANFFPSFPIGETLESLEKERLELLRQVVIRNNERVIADKMALTFAYRRQEIINKEPSLNDFKNRWPALFQRREINAEFQRLMAVPLEEKFMAKLDLNSSELMRVIRKKGGATRQRLAGIIQTMDQDSSADKDLDQLTMAIVVIRKLGQGGQEPPEDISIVIEGVEVLSVQLFCHLSTGEQPAKQRYLKTQSKNRPTPRGTTRQQSKLDRLQVTDKMNCQRVRGSGRLNTLWVKELTGNG, from the exons ATGGCTGGTTCAACGCCTGCCAGGCTCAAGGTGATTTTGGGGGAGAACAACGTGGAAAAACTGACTCTTCCAGATGGAATCCCAAACTCACTGGATGACCTTCTCAGCAAGATAAAGAATACCTTTGGGCTGGAGGGCAACATCAGAGTACAATACATGGACCCAGATTTTGGCAACGACTTTTTCAACCTgaattctaccactgagctTCAGGATTTGGGGACAATCAAGGTGATCCAGCAGCGAACAAATCCACCTTCGATCAGTGCCATTGAGACCACCTCATCTCAATCCCTGTCAATTGAGTCGGATGACAGTTTTTCAGCGGGATCACATGATACAGTGCTCCTCTCGTCCCCTGAGTCTGTGTCATCTCGAAAACAACAGTTGCCAGCGGCCTTCCCACTACCTCGATTTTCCTACGACACAGAGCTGCAACTAGAGAAGGGGAATTCTGAGTACCACGTCAGCCTCAAAATATTGACCCTCACTTCCCGAATGAAGTCTGATATCCTGAATAAACTGGCAGAAGAAATTTTCAAGTACAAAGCTTACCCAGAAGATGCCCATTTCTGTACAGTTGCAGAGGCCTTAATCAAGAAGTACCCTTGTTTAAAGGAGCCTGGATCATTTAATGGGTGCTATGGTTGGAAACAGAGACTGAAGTACAAGAACTTCAGGACTCTGCTGAAATTGCAGGGGTGTCCAGAGCTGTCAGTAAATTCCCTGAAATCCAAAGCTACTGCAGATGCTTTCCCGGCTAAAAAAGTGAAGAGGCCAAAACGAGCTGAAGCTAATTTTTTTCCATCCTTTCCCATTGGTGAGACTCTGGAAAGCCTTGAAAAAGAAAGACTTGAACTTCTGAGGCAGGTCGTCATAAGGAATAACGAAAGAGTCATCGCAGACAAAATGGCTCTCACATTTGCCTACAGAAGACAAGAGATCATAAATAAAGAGCCCAGCCTCAACGATTTTAAAAACAGATGGCCTGCACTCTTCCAACGAAGAGAG ATCAACGCAGAGTTCCAGAGGCTCATGGCTGTTCCCCTGGAGGAGAAGTTCATGGCCAAGTTGGACCTGAACTCCAGTGAGCTGATGAGAGTGATCCGTAAGAAAGGAGGAGCAACACGCCAGAGGCTTGCTGGCATCATTCAGACTATGGACCAG GACTCAAGTGCTGATAAGGACCTGGACCAGCTCACCATGGCGATAGTTGTAATTCGCAAGTTGGGGCAAGGAGGTCAGGAGCCACCGGAGGATATCAGCATCGTCATCGAGGGCGTGGAGGTGCTGAGTG tccaattattcTGCCACTTGTCCACCGGAGAGCAACCAGCCAAGCAAAGGTATCTAAAAACACAGAGCAAAAACAGGCCGACACCAAGAGGGACTACAAGACAGCAGAGCAAGCTGGACCGCTTACAGGTGACTGACAAGATGAACTGccagagagtgagaggaagtggcAGACTAAATACTCTGTGGGTGAAGGAGCTAACAGGAAACGGGTGA